A genome region from Anopheles stephensi strain Indian chromosome 2, UCI_ANSTEP_V1.0, whole genome shotgun sequence includes the following:
- the LOC118507041 gene encoding protein suppressor of white apricot isoform X3, with product MFQEEARKRETLLGNQIPFNYDAPLPQEGATVATVEARTSDDEQDDDPYKAPKGFDIPPDIPLPESMKEHTVIEKTAKFIASQGGQMEILLKTKQANNPLFDFLNQSGRLFRYYRHVLLAFRTNQYPIVTEYQRDESKEAIANDGNGTDGEQSESAQTRPKIVVPAIKYKPSVDCAYTQLISKITGAPIPTMIAEESSNVTADGPTNAQPLTSLSTDVEYFPEGTAATVEVKKVSTGLAGLVQYDSDSGDSDEQDDGKDLAQNERNKTESAKKVQELAPFQGIVPPLNVHNVIDRTAIYVAKNGYSFEEALRAKNDARFVFLNQAHEYYPYYAYRVRQRMTAGEQPPSPPPAKVRMETENGTVVETTPSLGIKAVHTAAPKTVPAPVTNIQHQKLGAPVSFSLVRKPKDDGGGGGGGGGTVKTMPGLGSDEDEEDDKGQKQQEDGNHKQDTAGDGETAAVKNSSDSKEHDRSELLKVLKEDTDSELLLDGVDVLEASSPPTSASHRSEREPTDAKEKQAERKKRANMFVNLIKHVERKVDVVVVVQERAENNSQAEKLAPPAGESISKDAVNSDVEEGSIHSVRSTSMSPKESNIKTSSGISNEATTTTTTVIEDDDDDDVVLVSETRPKPLSPRSRSRSHADYLSDTPRSSNGRRSKKKKSKSRHRSSRVKKKSKKKSRSRSVSRSERSSSRHSRSRKRSRSRTRRGRSKSHSRSSSEDDHSSSRGDRVRRLKKSKRATRSRSSSRSRSRSRTPSYKRSRSRSRSRTKRSRKRNASSERHKRKHRSRSRSSRRNSDSDKDERSRRADRGHRRRDGHYEYDERYPPARARYWDC from the exons ATGTTTCAag AAGAAGCCCGCAAGCGGGAAACGCTGTTGGGCAACCAGATCCCATTCAACTACGACGCACCATTACCTCAGGAAGGGGCCACCGTTGCCACGGTGGAAGCACGCACCAGCGACGACGAGCAGGATGACGATCCGTACAAAGCGCCCAAAGGGTTCGACATTCCTCCCGACATTCCATTGCCCGAAAGCATGAAGGAGCACACGGTCATCGAGAAGACGGCCAAGTTTATCGCATCCCAGGGCGGTCAGATGGAGATTCTGTTGAAGACCAAGCAGGCGAACAATCCGCTGTTTGATTTTCTCAACCAAAGTGGCCGTTTATTTCGTTACTATCGACATGTGCTGCTCGCATTTCGTACCAACCAGTATCCGATTGTGACGGAGTATCAGAGGGACGAGTCGAAGGAAGCGATAGCGAACGATGGGAATGGTACGGATGGGGAGCAGAGTGAATCCGCCCAAACACGACCAAAAATAGTTGTTCCAGCTATCAAGTACAAACCATCGGTGGATTGTGCGTACACACAGCTTATTAGCAAGATTACCGGTGCTCCCATACCGACCATGATTGCGGAGGAATCGAGCAACGTAACGGCGGATGGGCCGACAAACGCGCAACCACTTACCTCGCTCAGCACGGACGTTGAATACTTTCCCGAAGGTACGGCTGCTACCGTCGAGGTAAAGAAAGTATCGACCGGTTTGGCCGGGTTGGTACAGTACGATTCCGACAGTGGCGATAGTGACGAGCAGGACGATGGGAAAGATTTGGCCCAGAACgagagaaacaaaacggaaagcgCGAAAAAGGTTCAGGAGCTGGCCCCTTTTCAGGGCATTGTTCCACCGCTAAACGTCCACAACGTGATCGACCGAACGGCGATATATGTGGCAAAGAATGGGTACAGCTTTGAGGAGGCATTGCGTGCGAAAAACGATGCTCGCTTTGTGTTTCTCAACCAAGCGCACGAATACTATCCGTACTATGCGTACCGTGTGCGTCAGCGCATGACCGCGGGCGAGCAACCGCCCAGTCCACCACCGGCAAAGGTACGGATGGAAACGGAGAACGGAACGGTGGTGGAAACGACGCCCAGTTTGGGCATTAAAGCGGTTCACACGGCAGCCCCGAAGACAGTCCCTGCGCCGGTAACGAACATTCAGCACCAGAAGCTGGGAGCACCGGTTAGTTTTTCGCTCGTCCGGAAGCCGAAagacgatggtggtggtggtggcggtggtggtggtacggtGAAGACGATGCCGGGGCTAGGGAGCGATGAGGACGAGGAAGACGATAAAGGGCAGAAGCAGCAGGAAGATGGCAACCACAAGCAGGATACTGCCGGAGATGGAGAGACTGCTGCGGTGAAGAATTCTTCCGACAGTAAGGAGCATGATCGGAGTGAGCTTCTTAAAGTCCTTAAAGAAGACACCGACAGCGAACTGCTTCTGGATGGGGTGGATGTACTGGAAGCGAGCTCTCCACCCACTTCTGCAAGCCACCGGTCCGAAAGGGAACCGACCGAtgcgaaggaaaaacaggCAGAACGTAAGAAACGTGCCAATATGTTCGTGAATCTAATCAAGCACGTCGAACGGAAGGTTGatgtagtggtggtggtgcaagaGCGGGCGGAAAACAATTCGCAGGCGGAAAAGCTTGCGCCACCAGCCGGTGAATCCATCTCGAAAGACGCAGTTAATAGTGACGTGGAAGAAGGATCCATTCATTCGGTGCGTTCGACCAGCATGTCACCGAAAGAGTCGAATATAAAAACCTCGTCTGGGATTTCTAATGAGgccaccacgacgacgacgacggtgattgaagacgatgatgacgatgatgttgTGCTGGTGAGCGAAACACGCCCAAAACCACTCTCGCCACGTTCCCGATCCCGTTCCCACGCCGATTACCTCTCCGATACGCCACGTTCCAGCAATGGTCGTCGGTCTAAGAAGAAAAAGTCTAAAAGCCGGCATCGCTCCTCGcgggtgaagaaaaaatcgaagaAGAAATCCCGCTCCCGTTCAGTGTCCCGCTCCGAACGATCAAGCTCCCGGCATTCGCGCAGTCGCAAGCGTAGCCGCAGTAGAACGCGCCGCGGACGCTCTAAATCGCACAGCCGATCGAGCAGTGAAGACgaccacagcagcagccgtgGAGATCGTGTGAGGCGATTGAAAAAATCCAAACGTGCCACCCGCAGTAGATCAAGCTCAAGATCACGATCCCGATCCCGTACACCTTCCTACAAGCGGTcccgatcgcgatcgcgctCCAGAACGAAACGATCCCGGAAGCGGAACGCATCCTCCGAGCGGCATAAGCGGAAGCATCGATCGCGTAGCCGTAGCTCGAGGCGCAACAGTGATAGTGATAAGGACGAGCGTAGCAGACGCGCAGACCGTGGTCATCGGAGACGCGATGGACACTACGAGTACGACGAACGGTATCCACCGGCAAGGGCACGATACTGGGATTGTTAA
- the LOC118507040 gene encoding inositol oxygenase encodes MRIIIEERPNVLDVSELLRPEPKFVDKEVSKFRDYTVDENDPLKERVRRTYKLMHTHQTVDFVKGRHADWLKFDHFKATIRQALEKLNDLVDESDPDLDLPNIVHAFQTAERARQEFPELDWLHLTGLIHDLGKVMAFYGEPQWAVVGDTFPVGCEWGPSIVYREDSFVDNPDGDNPKYNTKNGMYEPNCGLEKLTMSWGHDEYLYRVLKHNRSTLPEQALHMIRYHSFYPWHSGGDYHHLTNEKDEQTKQWVLMFNRYDLYTKSTTLPDIDALWPYYQGLIDKYCPGELEF; translated from the exons ATGAGAATTATTATCGAAGAG CGCCCAAACGTGCTGGACGTTTCGGAGCTGTTACGCCCCGAGCCAAAGTTTGTCGACAAGGAAGTGTCCAAGTTCCGGGACTACACAGTGGACGAGAACGACCCACTGAAGGAGCGTGTCCGTCGCACGTACAAGCTTATGCACACCCATCAAACGGTTGACTTTGTCAAAG GCCGGCATGCCGATTGGCTCAAGTTCGACCACTTCAAAGCCACTATCCGGCAAGCGCTGGAAAAGCTGAACGATCTGGTGGATGAGTCCGATCCGGATCTGGATCTGCCGAACATTGTGCACGCCTTCCAGACGGCCGAACGTGCCCGCCAGGAGTTTCCCGAGCTGGACTGGCTGCATCTTACCGGGCTGATACACGATCTGGGCAAGGTGATGGCTTTCTACGGTGAGCCGCAGTGGGCCGTCGTGGGCGACACGTTCCCGGTGGGCTGCGAATGGGGTCCGAGCATTGTGTATCGGGAGGATAGCTTCGTTGATAATCCGGATGGTGATAATCCAAAGTACAA tacCAAAAATGGAATGTACGAGCCCAACTGTGGATTGGAGAAGTTAACAATGTCCTGGGGTCACGACGAGTATCTGTACCGGGTATTGAAGCACAATCGCAGCACGCTTCCGGAGCAAGCCCTGCACATGATTCGCTACCATTCGTTCTACCCTTGGCATTCAGGTGGCGATTACCATCATCTGACCAACGAAAAGGACGAACAAACGAAGCAATGGGTCTTGATGTTCAA TCGGTATGATCTGTACACCAAGTCGACCACACTGCCCGATATCGACGCACTGTGGCCATACTACCAGGGTCTAATTGACAAGTACTGTCCAGGGGAGCTGGAGTTCTAA
- the LOC118507041 gene encoding protein suppressor of white apricot isoform X2, with protein sequence MAERWNISNSALRGGLGTGGMGSGSNTGTNGVGNGTCISLAHPGGLATADGVGSSIGNGGAGISAGPHGTGSTGGTTTTFSAPNGESGILRRTGHYHHHGGAPDNFDDLLVFGYSCKVFRDDERARFIDQGRHLIPWMGDNQLKIDRYDARGALHDLSPYEPPPGGYQDRLEGLTAAEQKAEQLCEEERYYSLYNNEVEEEMFQEARKRETLLGNQIPFNYDAPLPQEGATVATVEARTSDDEQDDDPYKAPKGFDIPPDIPLPESMKEHTVIEKTAKFIASQGGQMEILLKTKQANNPLFDFLNQSGRLFRYYRHVLLAFRTNQYPIVTEYQRDESKEAIANDGNGTDGEQSESAQTRPKIVVPAIKYKPSVDCAYTQLISKITGAPIPTMIAEESSNVTADGPTNAQPLTSLSTDVEYFPEGTAATVEVKKVSTGLAGLVQYDSDSGDSDEQDDGKDLAQNERNKTESAKKVQELAPFQGIVPPLNVHNVIDRTAIYVAKNGYSFEEALRAKNDARFVFLNQAHEYYPYYAYRVRQRMTAGEQPPSPPPAKVRMETENGTVVETTPSLGIKAVHTAAPKTVPAPVTNIQHQKLGAPVSFSLVRKPKDDGGGGGGGGGTVKTMPGLGSDEDEEDDKGQKQQEDGNHKQDTAGDGETAAVKNSSDSKEHDRSELLKVLKEDTDSELLLDGVDVLEASSPPTSASHRSEREPTDAKEKQAERKKRANMFVNLIKHVERKVDVVVVVQERAENNSQAEKLAPPAGESISKDAVNSDVEEGSIHSVRSTSMSPKESNIKTSSGISNEATTTTTTVIEDDDDDDVVLVSETRPKPLSPRSRSRSHADYLSDTPRSSNGRRSKKKKSKSRHRSSRVKKKSKKKSRSRSVSRSERSSSRHSRSRKRSRSRTRRGRSKSHSRSSSEDDHSSSRGDRVRRLKKSKRATRSRSSSRSRSRSRTPSYKRSRSRSRSRTKRSRKRNASSERHKRKHRSRSRSSRRNSDSDKDERSRRADRGHRRRDGHYEYDERYPPARARYWDC encoded by the exons ATGGCTGAACGGTGGAACATTAGCAATAGTGCGTTGCGAGGTGGCTTAGGCACTGGTGGCATGGGCAGTGGAAGCAATACGGGCACCAACGGTGTTGGGAACGGCACATGCATTAGCTTAGCGCATCCCGGAGGGCTAGCGACGGCAGATGGTgtcggcagcagcatcggcaACGGTGGAGCAGGAATCTCAGCAGGACCACACGGCACGGGTAGCACCGGCGGGACCACAACAACCTTCAGTGCACCAAATGGCGAGTCGGGCATTTTACGGCGCACCGGCCACTATCATCATCACGGTGGCGCACCGGACAACTTTGACGATCTGCTCGTGTTCGGGTACTCGTGCAAGGTGTTCCGCGACGACGAGCGGGCACGGTTCATCGATCAGGGCCGGCATCTGATACCGTGGATGGGCGACAATCAGTTGAAGATAGACAG ATATGATGCTCGCGGTGCACTGCACGATCTTTCACCGTACGAACCACCGCCCGGTGGATATCAGGATCGTTTGGAGGGTCTGACGGCGGCGGAGCAAAAGGCAGAGCAGCTGTGCGAAGAGGAACGGTACTACAGTCTGTACAACAATGAGGTGGAAGAGGAAATGTTTCAag AAGCCCGCAAGCGGGAAACGCTGTTGGGCAACCAGATCCCATTCAACTACGACGCACCATTACCTCAGGAAGGGGCCACCGTTGCCACGGTGGAAGCACGCACCAGCGACGACGAGCAGGATGACGATCCGTACAAAGCGCCCAAAGGGTTCGACATTCCTCCCGACATTCCATTGCCCGAAAGCATGAAGGAGCACACGGTCATCGAGAAGACGGCCAAGTTTATCGCATCCCAGGGCGGTCAGATGGAGATTCTGTTGAAGACCAAGCAGGCGAACAATCCGCTGTTTGATTTTCTCAACCAAAGTGGCCGTTTATTTCGTTACTATCGACATGTGCTGCTCGCATTTCGTACCAACCAGTATCCGATTGTGACGGAGTATCAGAGGGACGAGTCGAAGGAAGCGATAGCGAACGATGGGAATGGTACGGATGGGGAGCAGAGTGAATCCGCCCAAACACGACCAAAAATAGTTGTTCCAGCTATCAAGTACAAACCATCGGTGGATTGTGCGTACACACAGCTTATTAGCAAGATTACCGGTGCTCCCATACCGACCATGATTGCGGAGGAATCGAGCAACGTAACGGCGGATGGGCCGACAAACGCGCAACCACTTACCTCGCTCAGCACGGACGTTGAATACTTTCCCGAAGGTACGGCTGCTACCGTCGAGGTAAAGAAAGTATCGACCGGTTTGGCCGGGTTGGTACAGTACGATTCCGACAGTGGCGATAGTGACGAGCAGGACGATGGGAAAGATTTGGCCCAGAACgagagaaacaaaacggaaagcgCGAAAAAGGTTCAGGAGCTGGCCCCTTTTCAGGGCATTGTTCCACCGCTAAACGTCCACAACGTGATCGACCGAACGGCGATATATGTGGCAAAGAATGGGTACAGCTTTGAGGAGGCATTGCGTGCGAAAAACGATGCTCGCTTTGTGTTTCTCAACCAAGCGCACGAATACTATCCGTACTATGCGTACCGTGTGCGTCAGCGCATGACCGCGGGCGAGCAACCGCCCAGTCCACCACCGGCAAAGGTACGGATGGAAACGGAGAACGGAACGGTGGTGGAAACGACGCCCAGTTTGGGCATTAAAGCGGTTCACACGGCAGCCCCGAAGACAGTCCCTGCGCCGGTAACGAACATTCAGCACCAGAAGCTGGGAGCACCGGTTAGTTTTTCGCTCGTCCGGAAGCCGAAagacgatggtggtggtggtggcggtggtggtggtacggtGAAGACGATGCCGGGGCTAGGGAGCGATGAGGACGAGGAAGACGATAAAGGGCAGAAGCAGCAGGAAGATGGCAACCACAAGCAGGATACTGCCGGAGATGGAGAGACTGCTGCGGTGAAGAATTCTTCCGACAGTAAGGAGCATGATCGGAGTGAGCTTCTTAAAGTCCTTAAAGAAGACACCGACAGCGAACTGCTTCTGGATGGGGTGGATGTACTGGAAGCGAGCTCTCCACCCACTTCTGCAAGCCACCGGTCCGAAAGGGAACCGACCGAtgcgaaggaaaaacaggCAGAACGTAAGAAACGTGCCAATATGTTCGTGAATCTAATCAAGCACGTCGAACGGAAGGTTGatgtagtggtggtggtgcaagaGCGGGCGGAAAACAATTCGCAGGCGGAAAAGCTTGCGCCACCAGCCGGTGAATCCATCTCGAAAGACGCAGTTAATAGTGACGTGGAAGAAGGATCCATTCATTCGGTGCGTTCGACCAGCATGTCACCGAAAGAGTCGAATATAAAAACCTCGTCTGGGATTTCTAATGAGgccaccacgacgacgacgacggtgattgaagacgatgatgacgatgatgttgTGCTGGTGAGCGAAACACGCCCAAAACCACTCTCGCCACGTTCCCGATCCCGTTCCCACGCCGATTACCTCTCCGATACGCCACGTTCCAGCAATGGTCGTCGGTCTAAGAAGAAAAAGTCTAAAAGCCGGCATCGCTCCTCGcgggtgaagaaaaaatcgaagaAGAAATCCCGCTCCCGTTCAGTGTCCCGCTCCGAACGATCAAGCTCCCGGCATTCGCGCAGTCGCAAGCGTAGCCGCAGTAGAACGCGCCGCGGACGCTCTAAATCGCACAGCCGATCGAGCAGTGAAGACgaccacagcagcagccgtgGAGATCGTGTGAGGCGATTGAAAAAATCCAAACGTGCCACCCGCAGTAGATCAAGCTCAAGATCACGATCCCGATCCCGTACACCTTCCTACAAGCGGTcccgatcgcgatcgcgctCCAGAACGAAACGATCCCGGAAGCGGAACGCATCCTCCGAGCGGCATAAGCGGAAGCATCGATCGCGTAGCCGTAGCTCGAGGCGCAACAGTGATAGTGATAAGGACGAGCGTAGCAGACGCGCAGACCGTGGTCATCGGAGACGCGATGGACACTACGAGTACGACGAACGGTATCCACCGGCAAGGGCACGATACTGGGATTGTTAA
- the LOC118507041 gene encoding protein suppressor of white apricot isoform X1, translating into MAERWNISNSALRGGLGTGGMGSGSNTGTNGVGNGTCISLAHPGGLATADGVGSSIGNGGAGISAGPHGTGSTGGTTTTFSAPNGESGILRRTGHYHHHGGAPDNFDDLLVFGYSCKVFRDDERARFIDQGRHLIPWMGDNQLKIDRYDARGALHDLSPYEPPPGGYQDRLEGLTAAEQKAEQLCEEERYYSLYNNEVEEEMFQEEARKRETLLGNQIPFNYDAPLPQEGATVATVEARTSDDEQDDDPYKAPKGFDIPPDIPLPESMKEHTVIEKTAKFIASQGGQMEILLKTKQANNPLFDFLNQSGRLFRYYRHVLLAFRTNQYPIVTEYQRDESKEAIANDGNGTDGEQSESAQTRPKIVVPAIKYKPSVDCAYTQLISKITGAPIPTMIAEESSNVTADGPTNAQPLTSLSTDVEYFPEGTAATVEVKKVSTGLAGLVQYDSDSGDSDEQDDGKDLAQNERNKTESAKKVQELAPFQGIVPPLNVHNVIDRTAIYVAKNGYSFEEALRAKNDARFVFLNQAHEYYPYYAYRVRQRMTAGEQPPSPPPAKVRMETENGTVVETTPSLGIKAVHTAAPKTVPAPVTNIQHQKLGAPVSFSLVRKPKDDGGGGGGGGGTVKTMPGLGSDEDEEDDKGQKQQEDGNHKQDTAGDGETAAVKNSSDSKEHDRSELLKVLKEDTDSELLLDGVDVLEASSPPTSASHRSEREPTDAKEKQAERKKRANMFVNLIKHVERKVDVVVVVQERAENNSQAEKLAPPAGESISKDAVNSDVEEGSIHSVRSTSMSPKESNIKTSSGISNEATTTTTTVIEDDDDDDVVLVSETRPKPLSPRSRSRSHADYLSDTPRSSNGRRSKKKKSKSRHRSSRVKKKSKKKSRSRSVSRSERSSSRHSRSRKRSRSRTRRGRSKSHSRSSSEDDHSSSRGDRVRRLKKSKRATRSRSSSRSRSRSRTPSYKRSRSRSRSRTKRSRKRNASSERHKRKHRSRSRSSRRNSDSDKDERSRRADRGHRRRDGHYEYDERYPPARARYWDC; encoded by the exons ATGGCTGAACGGTGGAACATTAGCAATAGTGCGTTGCGAGGTGGCTTAGGCACTGGTGGCATGGGCAGTGGAAGCAATACGGGCACCAACGGTGTTGGGAACGGCACATGCATTAGCTTAGCGCATCCCGGAGGGCTAGCGACGGCAGATGGTgtcggcagcagcatcggcaACGGTGGAGCAGGAATCTCAGCAGGACCACACGGCACGGGTAGCACCGGCGGGACCACAACAACCTTCAGTGCACCAAATGGCGAGTCGGGCATTTTACGGCGCACCGGCCACTATCATCATCACGGTGGCGCACCGGACAACTTTGACGATCTGCTCGTGTTCGGGTACTCGTGCAAGGTGTTCCGCGACGACGAGCGGGCACGGTTCATCGATCAGGGCCGGCATCTGATACCGTGGATGGGCGACAATCAGTTGAAGATAGACAG ATATGATGCTCGCGGTGCACTGCACGATCTTTCACCGTACGAACCACCGCCCGGTGGATATCAGGATCGTTTGGAGGGTCTGACGGCGGCGGAGCAAAAGGCAGAGCAGCTGTGCGAAGAGGAACGGTACTACAGTCTGTACAACAATGAGGTGGAAGAGGAAATGTTTCAag AAGAAGCCCGCAAGCGGGAAACGCTGTTGGGCAACCAGATCCCATTCAACTACGACGCACCATTACCTCAGGAAGGGGCCACCGTTGCCACGGTGGAAGCACGCACCAGCGACGACGAGCAGGATGACGATCCGTACAAAGCGCCCAAAGGGTTCGACATTCCTCCCGACATTCCATTGCCCGAAAGCATGAAGGAGCACACGGTCATCGAGAAGACGGCCAAGTTTATCGCATCCCAGGGCGGTCAGATGGAGATTCTGTTGAAGACCAAGCAGGCGAACAATCCGCTGTTTGATTTTCTCAACCAAAGTGGCCGTTTATTTCGTTACTATCGACATGTGCTGCTCGCATTTCGTACCAACCAGTATCCGATTGTGACGGAGTATCAGAGGGACGAGTCGAAGGAAGCGATAGCGAACGATGGGAATGGTACGGATGGGGAGCAGAGTGAATCCGCCCAAACACGACCAAAAATAGTTGTTCCAGCTATCAAGTACAAACCATCGGTGGATTGTGCGTACACACAGCTTATTAGCAAGATTACCGGTGCTCCCATACCGACCATGATTGCGGAGGAATCGAGCAACGTAACGGCGGATGGGCCGACAAACGCGCAACCACTTACCTCGCTCAGCACGGACGTTGAATACTTTCCCGAAGGTACGGCTGCTACCGTCGAGGTAAAGAAAGTATCGACCGGTTTGGCCGGGTTGGTACAGTACGATTCCGACAGTGGCGATAGTGACGAGCAGGACGATGGGAAAGATTTGGCCCAGAACgagagaaacaaaacggaaagcgCGAAAAAGGTTCAGGAGCTGGCCCCTTTTCAGGGCATTGTTCCACCGCTAAACGTCCACAACGTGATCGACCGAACGGCGATATATGTGGCAAAGAATGGGTACAGCTTTGAGGAGGCATTGCGTGCGAAAAACGATGCTCGCTTTGTGTTTCTCAACCAAGCGCACGAATACTATCCGTACTATGCGTACCGTGTGCGTCAGCGCATGACCGCGGGCGAGCAACCGCCCAGTCCACCACCGGCAAAGGTACGGATGGAAACGGAGAACGGAACGGTGGTGGAAACGACGCCCAGTTTGGGCATTAAAGCGGTTCACACGGCAGCCCCGAAGACAGTCCCTGCGCCGGTAACGAACATTCAGCACCAGAAGCTGGGAGCACCGGTTAGTTTTTCGCTCGTCCGGAAGCCGAAagacgatggtggtggtggtggcggtggtggtggtacggtGAAGACGATGCCGGGGCTAGGGAGCGATGAGGACGAGGAAGACGATAAAGGGCAGAAGCAGCAGGAAGATGGCAACCACAAGCAGGATACTGCCGGAGATGGAGAGACTGCTGCGGTGAAGAATTCTTCCGACAGTAAGGAGCATGATCGGAGTGAGCTTCTTAAAGTCCTTAAAGAAGACACCGACAGCGAACTGCTTCTGGATGGGGTGGATGTACTGGAAGCGAGCTCTCCACCCACTTCTGCAAGCCACCGGTCCGAAAGGGAACCGACCGAtgcgaaggaaaaacaggCAGAACGTAAGAAACGTGCCAATATGTTCGTGAATCTAATCAAGCACGTCGAACGGAAGGTTGatgtagtggtggtggtgcaagaGCGGGCGGAAAACAATTCGCAGGCGGAAAAGCTTGCGCCACCAGCCGGTGAATCCATCTCGAAAGACGCAGTTAATAGTGACGTGGAAGAAGGATCCATTCATTCGGTGCGTTCGACCAGCATGTCACCGAAAGAGTCGAATATAAAAACCTCGTCTGGGATTTCTAATGAGgccaccacgacgacgacgacggtgattgaagacgatgatgacgatgatgttgTGCTGGTGAGCGAAACACGCCCAAAACCACTCTCGCCACGTTCCCGATCCCGTTCCCACGCCGATTACCTCTCCGATACGCCACGTTCCAGCAATGGTCGTCGGTCTAAGAAGAAAAAGTCTAAAAGCCGGCATCGCTCCTCGcgggtgaagaaaaaatcgaagaAGAAATCCCGCTCCCGTTCAGTGTCCCGCTCCGAACGATCAAGCTCCCGGCATTCGCGCAGTCGCAAGCGTAGCCGCAGTAGAACGCGCCGCGGACGCTCTAAATCGCACAGCCGATCGAGCAGTGAAGACgaccacagcagcagccgtgGAGATCGTGTGAGGCGATTGAAAAAATCCAAACGTGCCACCCGCAGTAGATCAAGCTCAAGATCACGATCCCGATCCCGTACACCTTCCTACAAGCGGTcccgatcgcgatcgcgctCCAGAACGAAACGATCCCGGAAGCGGAACGCATCCTCCGAGCGGCATAAGCGGAAGCATCGATCGCGTAGCCGTAGCTCGAGGCGCAACAGTGATAGTGATAAGGACGAGCGTAGCAGACGCGCAGACCGTGGTCATCGGAGACGCGATGGACACTACGAGTACGACGAACGGTATCCACCGGCAAGGGCACGATACTGGGATTGTTAA